GCCCGAGGTCCAGCTGTCCAGCATGGTCATGGTGCGGGCCCCAGAGTGGGGGCAGCCGGGGGTCAGGGGGAAGCGGGCTGTGGCCCTCTGCGGCCAGTGATAGCCCCCTCCCCGACGTGTCTGCAGGACGCCCGCTTCAGCGCCAAGATGGCTCTCCGGGGGAAGGCGCTGCGCACGCAGCTGGACCTGCGCAAGTGAGCAGCCGTGCCGTGCCGGGGGCCGGGCAGGCCCCTCGCTGTCAGGGCTGGAGGCACAGCAGTCTCCCAGCGCTGACGGCCGACATCCTAGAAGGCACTCCTGGGCTGGGCACTGTCTTTGTTACTGCGTCCAAGTGCTTTTCCAAAAGCCTAGCTCCTCCgcgcagggcagggcggggcgcgTATCCCACCAGGTTAAGGGAGGGGCCCACGGCCTGGCAGCCGAGAGGATGAGAGCCTGGGTTTTGGTAGaaacagcacagcacagccctgtGACCTGATGTCACAGGAGCGCCATTTGTATCTTCCTAAGCCTCCTTGAGGTGCGTACCACAGCACAGGTGACCGTGGCGCTTCCTTCCTGGGGCTGCGCTGTCCGAACCGGAACTGCGGCCACAGGTGACTGCCTGCATCCAGAGTCATTACATCAACGAATCCCTCGCGTTTCAGCAGACACGCGGGGCCAGCGAGCTCCCCGGCAGACAGCGCAGACCAGAACGTTACCCACGAAGTGCCACGCACGGCGCTGCGCTAGGGACTTCAGGAGAAAACGCAAGGGTGGTGATGGCGAGAGCCTGGGTCCTAGAGGCAGGCTCTGCCAGCTTCCAGCCACTGACGGAACCTCTCTGGGCCCCTCCGTCCTCACGCACAAAGTGCAAATCATAGTGCCTGCTTTAAACacgttatttgagaggcagagaaagacacacacacacccagaaagagagagagagaggcggttCCATCCACGAATTTACTCCTTGAACACTACAATGCCCTGGGCTAAAGCGGGAGtcaagaacccaatccaggtcccccacatgggcggcaggaacctgagcacttgagccatgactgcggcccccccagggtgtgcgttgggagtcaggagctgcagccgggGATCTTCAGGTACCCTGCATGcgggcatcttacctgctaggccgaACGCCTGCCCGCTTTTTAGAGTTGCTATGAGTACTACATCAACTGGTTTCTAAAATTACTTTGATGatattcagcctttttttttcatgtgcttagtATCTGCCAGGAAGTCGGCCTTGTGGTTTTGTTGACTAAAATGAACACCACCTGCCGAGCTGTGCACTGAAGCCTGCTGTGTAGACGTGCTCAGTGGAGGACAAGCAGCAGACCTGGGGGACGGGAGACCCAGGGAGGGGGCGACAAAGGACCCGCGCTAGGATCTGCCTCTGGAACCCGCAGTGCTGCCTGGCAGGGCGTGGGGGTGGCAGACAGGGGCCCGCTAGGCCCGGGCAGCCCGGGGAAGGTGGGCTTGCAGGCTGCCTGCCCACCAGCCTCGCGTCTCTCCCACAGATTCCGAATTTACTCGAACCAGTCTGCCATCGAGTCACTGGCTGTGAGTTGGCAATGGCGGGGGGCGGGCCGGGCCGAGGGCCGGGGTGGGCGGCCGAGGCAAGCCCCCCGCCGCGGCTGCCTGTCTCCCCTCCCTGCAGTTGATCCCGCTCCAGGCCCCCCTGAAGACCCTGCTGCAGATCGGGGTGATGCCCATGCTCAATGGTAGGGCTGGGGGCGGAGGAGGCCGGGAGGGGTGAGCAGGGcgggcccaggctgagccagtgGCTCCCACCCACAGAGCGGACCTGGCGTGGAGTGCAGATCCCCCTCCCCGAGGGCATCAACTTTGTGCGTGAGGTGGTGACGAACCACGCGGTGAGTGTGGGCGCAATGGGGCCggcccccctcccgccccgcagCTTCCCCGTGCCCTCCATGACCCAACGCTAGCTCCCCTTTTACTGACCAACACTCCCATCCTAATCATATGAGGCTCCCCCGGTCCTTTGCACAGGCCATGTCTCTCCTTAGGACACTTCTCCCAGCCCACCCCGACACCTACTGATCTCCCAGATTTTAGCTAGgaagtcacctcctccaggaagccctctgtctccctccagaTTTGAGAAACCCTTAAGGCCATGAGCTGTTCCATGGCTCCGAGCCACCACGCATACCCacgagctccctctctctctccctccccgcacAGGGCTTCCTCACCATCGGTGCTGACCTCCACTTTGCCAAAGGCCTGCGTGAGGTGATCGACAAGAACCGTGAGGTGATCGACAAGAACCCGCCCGCGGCCACCAGGCAGCCACAGGCATCCgaggctcccctgcctgcccccgcaGCTGACTGAGCCCCCCGCACCCCCCTGCCTGACAGCTGCCATTCAGGACTCAGCCCCCCACTACCCAACacagcccctctcctccctggcGTCCCCGCTAacccccagggctgcagagaaGGGTGTGAAGCTGCACCCAATTTAATTCCATGATCGGTCAGTCCCTCGATTACAGTCTGCCCACGCCTCGGCGGCGGGCTGTCCTGAGCTCCGCGTGATTCCTGGGGTGCAGTCAAGGGCGCCGTGGAAGCAGGGCGGGGCCGGCCCGGCCACCCCGGGGCAGTGTGGGGTGCGTGAGGCGGagggaagctgggggctggggcagttTCTGGAGGCAGGGGCCTGCCCCACAGGGGCAGAGCTCGGTCCCAGCCCGtgcggggctggaccaggcgggAGTGGGGGGGCGTCCCGTGGTGTCAGTAGGGCTCTCTGTTCAGGAAGCGGGAGAACATGGTGAAGGCAGCCTGAGGCTTGTCGGTGGGGACCATGTGTCCGGCGCCCTGGGGAGCAGCGGCTCGTGAGATGCTTCCTTCACCCTAAGCCCTTTGTGCTtcccgtcccccacccccacccccaccccgcgccacgggaagccccgcccctccccccgtggtgccgcccaggccccgccctacCTTGATAGTGAGAAAGGCAATGTGGGAGAACTCCTTCACGAAGCCGGCGATCTGCTCTCCGCTGTCCCCGTAGTCCAccagccagggccggcgctgcacctcCATCTGCCCCGCCAGGAAAGACATCAATCAGCCCGCGGTGGCCCCTCCGCCCCGCTCACAGCGCCGGCCGGGCCTCGGGAGCCCGCAGCTCCTGGCCGGGTTTGTCCTCCGGCGGCCGGAGCCACGCATGCGCACACGCACACCCGCCGCTCCCCGTCTGCACCTGCCTCACCTTCTGGTTCAGAGAGTCCACAAACCACTCATCGCCCAAGAAGTTGCAGGCCATGTCCACATCTCCATTGTACAACAGGATCTGATACTTCTGGAATGGGGCAGGGGAACACGAGGGGTCCGCAACGAGCCAAGGCCGCAGCTCTTGCCTGGGTCAACCCCCGACCTCCCGGAGTTCAAGGGGCCCAGCGAGATCGCCTGAACCCGGATATTCTCCTGTTTGCTGACATCCTTACCACGTGTCTGGTGAGCCTGAACTAAACACTTTGGCCATGAAAGTAGATGTTgtgattatccccattttatagctggggaaactgaggcagcggCCATTTAAGAAACTTGCCCAGGAGCACATACCTTGTAAAGGGACAATGCTGTTAACCATTGTGCCGGTCCTGTGTGACCTGGGACAAGGCTGTGTCCCCACCCTGGACCTCTGCCCTTCTGTGACAAGATACCCCAACTTCTTCTCACCCTAAAGGCTCCTGGGCTGAGGCAGACCCTGGGCCTCCTCCAGCAGAGTACGACGGGGTGGGGACAGAcctcagttcaaatcctgacccCACTGACCCCAGGGCCTTGGGCACATGACTTCACCACTTGGGGCTGCAGCTTCCTCAGCCTGAGGGGCGCTCTCAGGGGGTCCCCAGCAGTGCTGCCCCGGCACCTGTGAGTTGAGCAGCTTCAGGTACTGGGAGTTCATGCTTTGGTAGAGACGGCGGTACTGAATGTTCACCAAGAAGCTGCCGGGAGTAGGTGGGCAGGCCCCAGGACGgccagggagggggagaagagagacgACAGGTCAGACCTCTCCTGCCCTAGGTGGCAGACGGCTGGGTTCCAGCCCCCTCCGTGGGTGTCACCTGTCCAGGGCTTCTGGAATTCGGATGCTGAGCCCACCCCCATTCAGAAGTGCACAGGCACTCTGGTTGCTATGGCGACCAGGATGCAGCTGGCATTCCatgcctgggggccagcaggcaGTGCAGCGTGCGTACCGAGCAGTCAGAATGGACCTCAGGGGCCCCCGCCGTGCCAGGCGCCACCTTTTACCTGGCGGGGGTCACAGGCGATCTGGGCAGCTGGGGACGGTGTCCGTTAACTGACTACCGTGGAGTAACGGACACTGACAAGCAGTGCGGCCCTGAAGGATGAATGGGCTGAACGGCAATGGGCCCCcaactccagcccccaccccctgctcacAATGGGTGGGAAACACCCTGCACGACCAGGAAGTGTCTTGTCCTGAACGCCCACAGCGTCCCCTGGGAGAAACCCGAGCCAGAGGGACCCCGGCGGCCTGCggccctgagccccaggcccccacagGGCCCTCACTTGCACATGTCCCAGCTGGGCAGCTGCTCGGGGATGTGCAGGGCCTTGCGCACGTAAGGGTTGTTGAGGTAGGTGGAGGCGGCCGTGGTGTTGGTGCAGGGGGGGTCCATGTGCACCTTATCCCCAGTAcgcagcagcagctgggggcaCAGAGAGGGACATcaggctctgcctccctgcctcccccggcCCCGACCCCACGGGGACGAGGCCCAGGCCCTCGCCCACCTGATGCCACGTCCGCTTGAGCGGCAGGCGCGTGAAGAGGTTGCCTAAATCCTGAACCACCAGAGTGTCCTTCTCATACCTGCAAGGGAAATGGGTGCAAGGGGGCCGGGCCTCCAGCTGGGACTGGGGTTGGGCCTGAGCGGCGTGGGGCCACACCCACCTCACATGGCCGGGCACGCCCCCAGCACACGGGGCGTACAGGTTGTAGATGTTGAGGCCCGAGTTGCCCACGATACGAGACACCTCCTGAAGCTGCAATGACACACCCAGCCCCTGAGCTTTCCAGACTCCAGCCCTCGCACCCCTCAGGGCTCTCCGACTCCACTTCTGTCATCACTCTCCACCCGCTCTGAACAGGGGTAGGAAAACAGGTTTGGCGGAAGCAATCTTCCAAACCCGGAAGCACCATTGTTTTTCCAGGCAGGTGACTTCCAcattctgggcctcagtttctccatctggaaaatggggagaCACAACTATCTCCCATGAAGGAGCCGTGGTTCAGCTCAGTACCTGGCACAGCACAGGGATCTGAGAAACAGGAACCCCCCGTCCCCCACACACAGAAGCTTCTGAAAGGTGACAGGGGACGAGGGGTCGAGAGTCCCCCAGGGAGGGGATGTGGCCCCATTGTCAGGGCAGGGccggtgcggggtgggggggaggctcaCGCTGGTCACGCATTCTGGGTCTTTGTTGTCGTAGAAGTTGCACTTGTTCTGGGAGCAGCAGTGGGTCTGCAGGGAAGACCAGAGCCTGTGGCAGACCAGAGAGAAGCGCTCAGGCccagtgggcaggggagggggcggcggccaCCCACCGTCTCCCTGCCAAGCCCCATCAGGTCTGATCTGGGGGACTGAGGAAGACCATCACAGGCGTGACAGGCAGGTCTCCAAGCAAGCTGCCCGGGGGCCGGCCAGCACTCCTGCGCCCCTGTGAAGTGACCTGCAGGCTAGCCTTGTGGCATCCAGCCCTGCCcacaaccccaccccccacccacaaaccagggcagggctggggttgtCACACATTTGGCACGAGGGCTGCAATCCTGACCCACCCCGCCCGAGAGATTGCCCAATCCCCCTCCTTCCATACCGGTTCCCCAGAAGGCCGTGGTAGTAGGCAAAATAGACCAGCGAGTTGTCATTCTGCTCGTAGGAGGAGAGGCCATTGCCCACAGCCAGCCCCTGTGGAACAGGCAGGGTGCTCAGCTCATCTGCacagtgggcagggctgtgcctgaCACGTACCCAGCCCTGCTGCAATCCAGATGTTGAAACCCCAGCTGGATTgtgggggtggaagggtgggaaAATCCACGCAGCGTCAGGAAGGGAGTGGGCAGCCTGGCAGCTGAGCGCCCCATGCAGAGATAGGGAATCTGGTGGCAGGCAGAGCACGGCGGAGGCCGGGCTGGGTGGGGCGCCAGCCCGTGTGATCCGGCCAATGCCAAGGTCGCAGCTCCCCTTGCCTCCTGCCGCTGCCCCGCACCTGCAAGTTCATGCTGGGATCCTCCATGACCAGCACGGCCAGGGTGGGGATGTAGATGCCGGCATAGCTCTCTCCTGTCAGGAAAAGTTTGTTGTCCTTGTACTCCGGAAAGAGGCGGAAGAAATCTTTGAGGGCCTCGTAATTGTTCTGGGCAacctgggggtggcaggaggcaggcaggcagtcaGCAGGGCTTTGGCTGTAACAGACCTCGGAGGTCATGACCACAACCCCCGCCCTGTGTGTGCAAGAGGAAGTGACTGGGCCCTGACTGCGCCACACAGCCCGGGGCCGAGCCAGGCCCGGGACTCCAaggcccagctctctgcacctgctccatgACAGTTTGGACCACccgcggggctgggccagaaagcTGCTGCCAGTCTCACCTCAGTGTCATTGGTTACATAAACCTTGTCATTGGAGTAGGAGAAGCCCACCCCAGCCGGGGACTCGATGTACAACACGTTGGCAATCTAGAGGGGAGGAGGCAAGAGGTGACAGGGTCCCCGAGCCCATCCCAGCGCCCGGGTGCCGCCCGCTGCCCACCAAGCCCCGGGCTCCGGCTATACCAGATTCCAAGAATAGGGGTTGTACTGCAGAGTGACACCGTCCGGCTGGatctgagaagggagagaggtgGCTGAGGAGGTCCCAGAAGTCCCTTTCAGTGTGGGACCCCTCCCCTCGTCCGGGGAGGCCGAGTCAGCAGAGGCAAACAGGGAGGCCCAAGGACAAGGAGACCGgagtcttcctctccctcttccccggCGCCGCCTACTCACCAGGAAGGGGCCGTGCTCGGTCAGCAGCCCGTCCAGAGAGCTGCAGCCGGGACCCCCGTTGAGCCAGAGCACCACAGGGCTGCTCTTGGGGTCCTTCTGGGACTCCACAAACCTGGCGGagtggagggcagggcaggactgGACCCGGCGCAGGGGCTCCCAGGCGCCCCCAGAGCcccgtccctcccctccccctcccccgggtgGGCTTCGCAccgcctccccccctccccagcccgtcCTGGGCGCCGGGCGGCAGACCAGTAGTGGAAGTGCTTGGAGTCGGAGGCTCGCAGGTAGCCCGAGTACTGGCGGAAAGACGGCTGCTTGGCCAGCCCCGGAAGGCACTGGATCTCGTCCTGGTCCGGGGCTGCCTGGCTCCGGGGCGCACAGGACGCGACGAGCAGCAGGAACAGCGGCGACAGCGCGGCGCGGGCCATCTGCGGGAGCAAGGCGCGGGCGCCGGTCGCGGACTCGCGCCCCGGCTGCTCTGCACTTCCGCGCCGCCGCCCCTGGGGAGCACAGGGCGGCGCCCGGGCCCGGGAAGCTTCCGCCCGCCGAGCCTCCGCCGCCCCCGACCCAGGGGCTCGGGGACCACTTCCAGCTCCGGAGCCCCCTCACCTCTGCTCCCTCGCGTCTCTGCTCTCCAGGAGGCGCCGGGAGACAGGCAGTCATGTGTACTCCGAGTCACGTGGGCGCCGGCCTCACGTGACAGCCTTTCTCAGGCCCCCGCTTTGGTccctggggatggggtggggggcgggggcgggggcgggccacGTTGGGTCAAGGTCCTCCGGTGCCTAAGGTCGAAGCCCGGGCGCCTGCGATCAGATGACCTGGGTGTGGACCAGTCAGGTGTTCCAGCCTCCCGGGGCTCAGTTCCAAGCTGGATGGCTGGGCAAGCGGCGCTAGGACCCCCGGGCAGAGCCTCGGGCTGAGGGGGAATGCCTTACATGGTTTCTCCGCGGTCACCACGTCCTCCCGCCGCCCAAAATAGCCCCTGGCGCCTGTCCCCCTGCCTCATGGCCGGGACATGGCTGCTGCCTCCGAGCCCGTGCCGTTGGCCGCATCCTGGGGACCCGCACGCCCGGAGCCCCCTCCCACCCGCTTCCACCCTGTGCACGGCGCTAACATCCGCGTGGACCTCTCCGGAACACGGGCCACGCGCGTGGAGAGCTTCGCCCACGGCGTGTGCTTCAGTCGCGAGCCGCTGGCGCCGGGCCAGGTGTTCCTGGTGGAGATCGAGGAGAAGGAGCTGGGCTGGTGCGGGCACTTGCGCCTCGGCCTGACCGCGCTGGACCCCGCCAGCCTGGCCGTCGTGCCCGAGTTCTCGCTGCCGGACCTGGTCAGCCTCGGCCACACCTGGGTCTTCGCCATCACGCGCCACCACAACCGCGTGCCCCGGGAGGGCCAGCCGGCGGCCGAGGCACTGGCCCCCAGCCGACCCCCGGCGCTCCTGGTGGAACCCTATCTGTGCGTCGAGCAGTTCCGCATCCCGCGGGACCGCCTGGTGGGCCGCAGCCGGCCGGGCCTCTACAGCCACCTCTTGGACCAGCTCTACGAGCTGAACGTGCTGCCTCCGACCGCGCGCCGGAGCCGCCTGGGCGTCCTCTTCTGCCCGCGCCGGGACGGCACCGCCGACATGCACATCCTCATCAACGGCGAGGACATGGGCCCCAGCGCCCGGGGGCTGCCCGCTGCCCAGCCCCTCTACGCGGTGGTGGACGTGTTTGCCTCCACCAAGAGCGTGCGCCTGGTCCAGCTCGAGTATGGCTGTAGGTATCCCACCCGCCCTGGGCAGCAGCGACCCCTCCTGGCCAGGCGCAGGGACTTCCCGGCCAGCGGGCTAGGCCGAGGCCCCTCtgtccagcactggccacaggTTGTCCCTCTCCTTGTGATTCTGCACAAAGtccctcctggctctgggccacagcacaccCGCGTGGGCAGATGGATTAGGGCTCCCGCTTTGTTGTGGCGCTGCCTTCTGTGTCAACCTAGTGCGGGGATTTCAAAATGGTTTTAGATCTTGGGCCTCTTGGAGAGTTGGGTGCTTCCTCATTAGGAAAACGCTCAGAGGTCGGGCATCTCAGCTGGAGGAACATCCCACACCCGACTCGGGGCTTCTTTGGCCTGAGGCTCGTTAGAGCCCCCCAAAATCGAGTTTATATCCCTGATGGTGTTTCATGAACTCAGGGAAGTAGAGCCCGCTCCGGGCCGCAGCCTCCAGCGCAGGCCGCGTAGACACCACCCCCGGCCCCAGAAGCTGCCAGGAAtcgggggagagggagtgtgctGAGTTTAGGATAGAGACGGGGTGGGGGCGCTGTGAAAGACCTCATCCCCGTGGGCACCCCGGTGAGACAGCGGGGCCTGAGAGCTGATACAGACCCGCCCCGGGGAATGGCAGAGTGGGTGCCGAGACCCCGATGCTGACCCACTCTGACCGCCCCTCCCCGATCGGTGCCACTCCACCCTTCTCTCCGCAGTGCCCTCCCTTCAGACTCTGTGCCGCTTGGTCATCCAGAggagcgtggtgcaccggctggcCATCGACGGGCTCCATCTACCCAAAGGGCTCAAGGATTTCTGCAAGTATGAGTGatggcctgcagcccccaccccggggcaggGCCACAGGAGCACACCCTGGCCCCAGAGCTGCGGGCTGGTCGGAAGCTGGCCACGGTGCTGCCAGCCAAGACCGGAAATAAACGCAGCCAGTGCTGACACTCTGATCCTTGTAGGATCTCCTTGCCCCTGGAACCTGTGAGAGACGCTTCTAGAATCATTGTGGGTCAGCAGGTCAGAGCTAGAGAGCATCTCAGACATTGTGCAGACCAGTGGTTCCTGG
The window above is part of the Oryctolagus cuniculus chromosome 11, mOryCun1.1, whole genome shotgun sequence genome. Proteins encoded here:
- the NEURL2 gene encoding neuralized-like protein 2 → MAAASEPVPLAASWGPARPEPPPTRFHPVHGANIRVDLSGTRATRVESFAHGVCFSREPLAPGQVFLVEIEEKELGWCGHLRLGLTALDPASLAVVPEFSLPDLVSLGHTWVFAITRHHNRVPREGQPAAEALAPSRPPALLVEPYLCVEQFRIPRDRLVGRSRPGLYSHLLDQLYELNVLPPTARRSRLGVLFCPRRDGTADMHILINGEDMGPSARGLPAAQPLYAVVDVFASTKSVRLVQLEYGLPSLQTLCRLVIQRSVVHRLAIDGLHLPKGLKDFCKYE
- the CTSA gene encoding lysosomal protective protein codes for the protein MTACLPAPPGEQRREGAEMARAALSPLFLLLVASCAPRSQAAPDQDEIQCLPGLAKQPSFRQYSGYLRASDSKHFHYWFVESQKDPKSSPVVLWLNGGPGCSSLDGLLTEHGPFLIQPDGVTLQYNPYSWNLIANVLYIESPAGVGFSYSNDKVYVTNDTEVAQNNYEALKDFFRLFPEYKDNKLFLTGESYAGIYIPTLAVLVMEDPSMNLQGLAVGNGLSSYEQNDNSLVYFAYYHGLLGNRLWSSLQTHCCSQNKCNFYDNKDPECVTSLQEVSRIVGNSGLNIYNLYAPCAGGVPGHVRYEKDTLVVQDLGNLFTRLPLKRTWHQLLLRTGDKVHMDPPCTNTTAASTYLNNPYVRKALHIPEQLPSWDMCNFLVNIQYRRLYQSMNSQYLKLLNSQKYQILLYNGDVDMACNFLGDEWFVDSLNQKMEVQRRPWLVDYGDSGEQIAGFVKEFSHIAFLTIKGAGHMVPTDKPQAAFTMFSRFLNREPY